In Canis aureus isolate CA01 chromosome 6, VMU_Caureus_v.1.0, whole genome shotgun sequence, one genomic interval encodes:
- the TIMM17A gene encoding mitochondrial import inner membrane translocase subunit Tim17-A isoform X2: MEEYAREPCPWRIVDDCGGAFTMGTIGGGIFQAIKGFRNSPVGVNHRLRGSLTAIKTRAPQLGDEEIEALRAEVMALGHC, translated from the exons ATGGAGGAGTACGCGAGGGAGCCCTG CCCTTGGCGAATTGTGGATGATTGTGGTGGGGCCTTTACGATGGGTACCATAGGTGGTGGTATCTTTCAAGCAATCAAAGGTTTTCGCAATTCTCCAGTG GGAGTCAACCACAGACTACGAGGGAGTTTAACAGCTATTAAAACCAGGGCTCCACAGTTGGGAG atgaggaaattgaagctctgAGAGCTGAAGTgatg GCTTTGGGCCATTGCTAA